CACCAACCGTATCTCCGTGATATTCACCCGCAGGGGCATCAATATCACCAGTCTCACCACGGCGGAAACCGAGATCGCCGGGGTGTACAAGTTCATCATCACCGTGTTGTCGGAAAGAGACAGGCTGGAAAAAGTGGTGGGCCAGATCGAAAAGCTCATCGAGATACACCGTGCATTCGTTCATGACGAGGACGAAGTGGTGTACCAGGAGCTGGCGCTGTACAAGATATCCACGAAGAGCCTGCATAACGGCGATATCGAGCGGATCATCCGCGATAACAATGCCCGCATCCTCACCATTACCGCGGATTATTTCGTACTGGAAAAAACAGGCCACCAGCAGGAGCTGATCGCCATGCTCAAAAAACTGGAGCCATATGGCCTCATAGAATATTCCAAAAGCGGTCGCGTTGCGATCGTGAAATGGAGCCGCCGTTTCCACGAACATCTCAAAGACCTGTCGCTTATCG
This genomic stretch from Chitinophaga sp. XS-30 harbors:
- the ilvN gene encoding acetolactate synthase small subunit; its protein translation is MQKEYTVTVYTEDRIGITNRISVIFTRRGINITSLTTAETEIAGVYKFIITVLSERDRLEKVVGQIEKLIEIHRAFVHDEDEVVYQELALYKISTKSLHNGDIERIIRDNNARILTITADYFVLEKTGHQQELIAMLKKLEPYGLIEYSKSGRVAIVKWSRRFHEHLKDLSLIEADNLKD